The following are encoded in a window of Ruminiclostridium herbifermentans genomic DNA:
- a CDS encoding UDP-N-acetylmuramoyl-L-alanyl-D-glutamate--2,6-diaminopimelate ligase, which produces MLLRELVKDLEIKSVQGSLDINIESIAYDSRKTKQDSLFVCIEGTVVDGHMYISDAILNGTKAFLVQKHIDVPEGVTVVEIEDTRYGLACVSDAFFSHPSSKINLVGITGTKGKTTTTYMVKSILQAAEHKIGLIGTVANLIGDEILYATRTTPESFDLQSLFGEMVEKKVDSAVIEVSSQGLELHRVAKCDFDVGVFTNFSRDHIGPREHATLEDYFNAKAKLFKMCKQAVINIDSEQGKKMAELASCKVYTYGICEAADIRATDIVKETEYTSFYLTSPWGNTSIRTNLQGNFNIYNALAAIGSCCLIPGITLEHVKEGLKNVNVPGRMETVPTDGNYSVLIDYAHTPDSLEKVLSTVKEFAKGRVVSLFGCGGDRDPGKRPLMGEISGKIADFSIITSDNPRTEEPEKIINDIEAGITKTNGKYIKITDRRQAIKFALENAQDGDIIILAGKGHETYQQFKDKTVHFDEREVVDELLVELGRRKK; this is translated from the coding sequence TTGCTGCTTCGCGAATTGGTTAAAGATTTAGAAATAAAAAGTGTGCAGGGAAGTTTGGATATAAATATTGAGAGTATTGCTTATGACTCCAGGAAAACAAAACAGGATTCATTGTTTGTATGTATCGAAGGAACTGTTGTTGACGGACATATGTACATATCTGATGCTATTTTAAATGGAACAAAGGCATTTCTAGTTCAAAAGCATATAGATGTTCCAGAAGGTGTTACAGTTGTAGAGATTGAAGATACCAGATATGGCTTGGCATGTGTTTCTGATGCATTTTTTTCTCATCCATCGAGTAAGATTAATTTAGTAGGAATTACAGGTACAAAAGGGAAAACTACCACAACATATATGGTTAAGTCAATTCTTCAAGCAGCAGAGCATAAAATAGGACTAATAGGAACAGTTGCAAATTTAATTGGAGACGAGATATTATATGCTACAAGAACTACACCAGAATCCTTCGATTTACAAAGTCTATTTGGTGAAATGGTGGAGAAAAAAGTAGATAGTGCCGTTATAGAGGTGTCCTCACAGGGCTTGGAATTGCATAGAGTAGCAAAATGTGATTTTGATGTGGGTGTATTTACTAATTTTTCCAGAGATCACATAGGCCCTAGGGAGCATGCAACTTTAGAGGATTATTTTAATGCAAAGGCTAAGCTATTTAAAATGTGTAAGCAAGCAGTTATAAATATTGACAGTGAGCAAGGTAAAAAAATGGCGGAGTTGGCTAGTTGCAAGGTTTATACTTACGGAATATGTGAGGCTGCAGATATCAGAGCCACAGATATTGTTAAAGAAACTGAATATACTTCCTTTTATCTTACTTCTCCGTGGGGTAACACAAGTATTCGAACAAACCTGCAAGGTAATTTTAATATTTATAATGCACTTGCAGCAATTGGTTCATGTTGTCTAATACCAGGAATAACATTGGAACATGTAAAAGAAGGGCTTAAGAATGTTAATGTACCAGGCAGAATGGAAACGGTTCCTACCGATGGAAACTATTCAGTTCTGATAGATTATGCCCATACTCCAGATAGCTTAGAAAAAGTGCTTTCAACTGTTAAGGAATTTGCAAAGGGCAGAGTTGTTAGTTTATTTGGTTGCGGCGGTGACAGAGACCCAGGAAAAAGACCTTTGATGGGTGAAATTTCAGGAAAAATTGCTGATTTTTCAATAATAACTTCTGATAACCCTAGAACAGAAGAGCCTGAGAAAATTATTAATGATATTGAGGCAGGCATTACTAAAACAAACGGGAAATATATTAAAATAACAGATAGAAGGCAAGCAATAAAGTTTGCACTTGAAAATGCGCAAGATGGAGATATAATTATTTTGGCAGGTAAGGGGCATGAAACTTATCAGCAATTTAAAGATAAAACAGTACACTTTGATGAGAGAGAAGTAGTAGATGAATTGCTGGTGGAGCTTGGAAGGAGAAAAAAATGA
- a CDS encoding penicillin-binding transpeptidase domain-containing protein, which yields MTGPNIKLKKRLLWVLAIFTLCTVGLVVRIAWIQIANGQEYQQKAFEQQTSNRTISPKRGTIYDRNMEPLAVSGSVETISCSPQVIKKQTKLDVDKIASDLAEILEMDKEKIKEKLTKSSRYELIKKKVDKEVGLKVRQWKKDNEIDGIYVDEDTKRFYPNGNLAAHVIGFTNIDNDGLDGVEKMMEKYLKGVPGKILSEVDASGVELSMGQEQYIQPQDGNDVVLTIDETIQYFAEKTLEKAIADNNVLNGATAIVMDPRNGEILALASKPDFDLNNPRAAPPGVDKTTWTGTSAKDVQYLQKTVWRNKAVVDTYEPGSTFKPITSAAGLEEGLITADTQVTDATIKVGGWSINCWKPNAHLHETFREGVYNSCNPVFVRLAQKMGIDKFYSYVKAFGFYKKTGIDLPGEASSIIHSNPTEINMCTASFGQRFQITPIQLIQAYGAIANGGELITPHVVKEVLDSSGNVIKRYEPNVVRRVISKQTSETLLDILRGVVDVGTGKNARVPGYKIGGKTGTSETIKNESLIATGKYDRYIASFAAIAPTDNPTLCVLVVLDYPDQFYHGGGMIVAPVVGKLIDEILTYQGVEKEYTEEDKKNLKKEVQVPDVKGKTLEEAIKMLKQNKLEYKIEGSNKDMKAVVEAQTPKSSALMIENSLVILYTYKPENEATVKVPDVKDKTVYEATQAFKSVGLNIRVNGTGTAVSQDKEAGKVVTKGTVVEVMFRNVVSD from the coding sequence TTGACAGGTCCAAATATAAAACTTAAGAAAAGGCTTCTATGGGTACTGGCTATTTTTACTCTTTGTACAGTAGGCCTAGTAGTTAGAATTGCATGGATTCAAATTGCCAATGGACAGGAGTATCAACAAAAGGCGTTTGAACAGCAAACCAGTAATAGAACTATCAGCCCTAAAAGAGGTACTATATACGATAGAAATATGGAACCTCTTGCTGTCAGTGGATCTGTTGAAACCATCAGCTGCAGCCCACAAGTAATAAAGAAGCAAACAAAGCTTGATGTTGATAAGATAGCAAGTGATTTGGCAGAAATTCTTGAAATGGACAAAGAAAAAATTAAAGAAAAGTTGACGAAATCTTCAAGATACGAACTTATTAAGAAGAAGGTAGACAAAGAAGTTGGTTTAAAGGTAAGGCAATGGAAAAAAGATAACGAAATTGATGGCATATATGTAGATGAAGATACTAAGAGATTTTATCCAAACGGCAATTTAGCAGCTCATGTTATTGGTTTCACAAATATTGATAACGATGGACTAGATGGCGTAGAGAAAATGATGGAAAAGTATCTTAAGGGCGTGCCTGGCAAGATATTAAGTGAAGTTGATGCTAGTGGTGTTGAACTAAGTATGGGTCAGGAACAATATATACAACCTCAGGATGGAAATGATGTTGTATTAACCATTGACGAAACCATTCAATATTTTGCTGAAAAGACCTTAGAAAAAGCTATAGCAGATAATAATGTCTTAAATGGTGCTACCGCCATAGTTATGGATCCGCGAAATGGAGAAATACTGGCATTGGCATCAAAGCCTGATTTTGATTTAAATAATCCTAGGGCGGCTCCTCCTGGTGTTGATAAAACCACTTGGACCGGAACTTCCGCAAAGGATGTACAATACCTTCAAAAAACAGTTTGGAGAAATAAAGCTGTAGTTGATACATATGAACCTGGTTCCACCTTTAAGCCTATAACATCTGCAGCAGGCCTTGAAGAAGGATTGATAACAGCGGATACGCAGGTTACAGATGCAACAATAAAGGTTGGTGGATGGTCTATTAATTGCTGGAAACCAAATGCCCATCTTCATGAAACCTTTAGAGAAGGTGTGTATAACTCTTGTAATCCTGTATTTGTAAGACTTGCTCAAAAGATGGGCATAGATAAATTCTATAGTTATGTAAAAGCTTTTGGTTTCTATAAAAAGACTGGTATTGACCTTCCCGGTGAAGCAAGCAGCATAATCCACTCTAATCCTACAGAGATAAATATGTGTACCGCATCATTTGGACAGCGTTTTCAAATAACACCAATTCAGCTTATTCAAGCTTATGGTGCTATTGCGAACGGGGGAGAACTTATAACTCCACATGTTGTAAAAGAAGTATTAGATAGTTCAGGTAATGTAATAAAAAGATATGAGCCTAATGTTGTAAGAAGAGTTATATCAAAGCAGACATCAGAGACTCTATTAGATATTTTACGCGGTGTTGTAGATGTTGGAACTGGTAAAAATGCAAGAGTACCCGGATATAAGATAGGTGGGAAGACAGGAACATCAGAAACAATTAAGAATGAATCACTTATTGCTACCGGAAAGTATGACAGATATATTGCTTCATTTGCTGCTATTGCACCAACTGATAATCCTACACTGTGTGTGTTGGTTGTTCTTGACTATCCAGACCAATTTTATCATGGTGGAGGTATGATAGTAGCACCTGTGGTAGGAAAGCTGATAGATGAAATATTAACATACCAAGGAGTAGAAAAGGAATATACAGAAGAAGATAAAAAGAATCTAAAGAAGGAAGTTCAAGTTCCTGATGTAAAAGGAAAGACTTTAGAAGAAGCAATAAAAATGTTGAAACAGAATAAGTTGGAGTATAAAATAGAAGGAAGCAATAAGGATATGAAGGCGGTTGTTGAGGCGCAAACCCCTAAGTCTTCTGCATTGATGATTGAAAATTCATTAGTTATATTATATACTTATAAGCCTGAAAATGAGGCTACAGTTAAAGTGCCAGATGTAAAAGACAAGACAGTATATGAGGCTACACAAGCATTTAAGTCAGTTGGACTTAATATCCGCGTAAATGGTACTGGAACTGCTGTTAGTCAGGATAAGGAAGCAGGCAAGGTTGTTACAAAGGGAACTGTAGTAGAAGTTATGTTTAGAAACGTAGTTTCAGACTGA
- a CDS encoding cell division protein FtsL — protein MASNNIKYVYGSVAEKIENDVYDPYEENVVLKSKKIARNNKKIKTKITFCIITIFCMCAMTMFKYAQISQLSYDNSKLTKQYLEIQNNNQLLAIEIQNAKSLKNIREVAENKLHMHKPNKSQIVYIEVPKEDVIKTCNKKESKLITFIGDAKAGFKELLSIFS, from the coding sequence GTACGTATATGGATCAGTGGCTGAAAAGATAGAAAACGATGTTTATGATCCCTATGAGGAAAATGTTGTACTCAAGTCAAAAAAAATAGCAAGAAATAATAAAAAGATTAAAACTAAAATTACTTTTTGTATTATAACCATTTTTTGTATGTGTGCTATGACCATGTTTAAATATGCACAAATAAGTCAATTGAGTTATGATAACAGCAAACTTACTAAGCAATATTTGGAAATACAGAATAATAACCAATTACTTGCTATAGAAATTCAAAATGCTAAAAGTTTAAAAAATATCAGAGAAGTAGCCGAAAATAAATTACATATGCATAAACCTAATAAGAGTCAGATTGTATATATTGAAGTACCAAAAGAGGATGTTATAAAGACTTGCAATAAAAAAGAGTCAAAGCTTATTACTTTTATTGGGGATGCAAAAGCTGGTTTTAAAGAACTATTAAGTATATTTTCTTGA